TCATGAACTGATTTCTTGATCCCCTGGATGACCTGCAGCGTATTGGCGCCGGTCTGCTTGAAAATCGGGATATAGACCGCCGGCTTGCCGTTGATCAGCACCAGGTTGTATTGAATCTCGGCTGCCTGTTCGGCTTGCCCCAACTCGCCGAATGGCACGGGGGCACGTCCGGGCCCGGTTACGACTGGAACTTTATCGATACTTTCCGGCGTGGGTGCCTCGGCATTGGCGTAGATGTAATAATCCTTGTCGCCAATCTTTGCGTCCCCCGCCGGCAGGATCTGGTTGGTGGCGTTGATCGCGCGCACCACCGACATCGGAGTCAAGCCCAAGGCTTGTACATTTTGGCCATGGATGTAGGCCATGATCTGGCGAATTTTGCCACCGAAGGGATAGGGCACCGAGGCGCCCTGCACCGTCGCCATGAAATTGCGCACGTTGTAGCGCGCTTGGTTCTGCAATTCGGTCTGTCCGTAGGGCCCCGCCACCGTCACCAGGATTACCGGCACCGAGGAGGATGCGTTGTACTTCAAGACCAGCGGCGGCAACGTCCCGGGCGGCATCAATCCCAGATCCCCCATCGCCAACGTGGCCAGATTGGCTGACGCCGCGTCCATGTTCACGTCGGATTGAAAGTAGACCGTAACCAGGCTTACCCCAGGTAGTGAGCGCGACTCGATGTGCTCGATCCCGCTGCCCAACGTGAAGAACCGCTCGTAGCGGCTCGTGATGTCCTGCTCCATCGACAACGGAGCGAAACCTGGATAAAAGGTCGCCACCACCGCCGCCTTGATGTGTAGACGCGGGAATACATCCACCGGCATCCGAGCGAACGCGGTCACCCCGAGCAGAACGACCAACAGCGCACCGACGATGATAATGTACGGATTACGCAGCGAAAAACCTGGCATTACCTACTCCCATCACATTGGAAAGGCGCCACGCGACGATCTCAGATTGGCAGACTACCGACGGACCGGCGCGCGGCCACATTTCGCACCGCTGGTCGGCCAAAAGGCCGACCAGCGGCAAGCTACGGGCGCATCGGCTCTAACCGATTGCCGCTCAAGCCAGACGTTAGGGAGAGTACTTCAGTTGGGTTCTGCCCCGGACGGGGCCAATCTGCGATAACTCAGAAGGATTCGACGTACAAATGGATCCGTGGCGTCTTGGCCACGCGACGAAGCAAAAGGATCAAGCGCGAACGGCGCAACCGGGTCCTTGGGCGACAGCAACTCAGGCATGGCCAGAGTCGGGCTCTGGTCTGGTGCCGCGTCGCAGGGGACATCGGGTTGGTTGTGCCCACGACCAAAAAAATTGCTCGGTGCGCAATGTACTCCGGTGTCGCGATAGGTCAGCAGTCGCACGGGCCGCGCGATCAAAATCAACAAGGCAAAGAAGCTAGCCTCGAATAGCGCTCTCATCAGGCTATGGTTACGCATCGCTTCTTTCGTCAATTAATCGGTCATCCCCGCGACCGTGCCGCATCGCCATAGTTGACGCTATCAGGCGGGTAAAAATTCACTGTTGCCGCCTTCACCTAACATGCCTCACACCGCCGCAGCTTGATCGAGCCATTTCGGACGAACCAAGCACCGCGCGCACATAGACCCTCTTCCAGTGCGCGCCGGCTACCGTCCCTTGTAGCCTTCAAGCTGGCCAAGGTCAAGGTATCGGGACGAAGGTGGCCATCAAACTCGCCTAAAGCATATTATGGACAAGCAAGAGCGCATGGCTCATTAGCTGCAGTGTCTTCCGGTAGATCGACAACGATTAAGCGCGCAGCGGCTCGCGCAGACCCATCCTTTCCAGGCGTGGCAGCACTTCTTGCACGAAGAACGGCAATTCGTCGGTATAATTGACGAAACTGAAGGCGAAACCGGCGAAACCCGCATCAGCCAATTTCTTCAACTCGCCCGCCACATGGTCGGGATCGCCCACCGCCAGCATCCCGCCGTAACCGGCCGCAAAGCGGGTCCGAATCGCCTGCGCCGTTTCCGCGGTCAAAGCGCGTGAGTTTCCTGGTGTAAAGGAGACGCGAAACATGCCATCGATAGCCGCCTCGTCGGCGTTTTCGCGCGCGAAGTAATGAAAATAGTCGTCAGCTTCTTGCTGCGTCGGGCGGCAAACTACCGATCCCGAGGTAAAGACCTGCACGCTGTGCCCGTGCTCCGCAGCGATTTGCTGGGCCTGCGCAATTCGCTCGCGCGCCTTGTCCAGAAAGTAGGGTTGATCGAAGAGCAGGTCCGAATTGCGCGCAGCAAACAGCCGGCCGGTATCCGAACTGCCAGCATTCATCATCACCGGCCGCTTGCCGCCCCAAGGCAGCGGCGCCCCGATGACGTTGCGCAGGTGGTAATAGCGGCCATCGTAATCGAACGGCCCCTCCCCGGCCCAGATCCGTCGCACGATATCCCACCATTCCTGGCCTCGCACATAGCGGTCTTCGTGCGAGTCCTGGCGAGTACCGAACATATCGAACTCATCCTGATTCCATCCGCATACGATGTTGAGTCCGAAGCGGCCACGTCCGATATGGTCGGCCGTGACCATCTGCTTGGCCGCCAGTACCGGATGAAAGATAGGCACATGCACGGTGCCGAACACCGTCAATCGGCGGGTACAAGCCAGTAGGCCGCAAGCCCAGGTAATGGTCTCGAAAGTTCGCCCTTCGAAATCAGTTTTGCCCCCGTACCCTTTCCAGCGCCCGATGGGGACCATGCATTCGATTCCCGCCTCGTCGCACATCAAAGCTAGCCGGCGGTTACCCTCCCAACTATTCGGCCAGCGCTCCGGCACCGTGGTCGCGGCACGTCCGCCCGAGCAGTTGGAGCCGAACACCGCCAACTTGAATTTATTGCCGCCCAGAATCGTTGGATTGCGCTGACTCTCGCCTGGCCCCATAGTCATCCCTCCCGAAACAACTTGCCTTCCTGGCTCATCTCGATTCTTTTCCTGCAGCCGCGCTTCCATGCTAAGAGAGGCAGTGGCGACTGCTAAAGGCCCATCATTGCGAAAAGGGAACACTATGAAAACTGTCGGCGAGTTTGGCACTGGTTGGGGCGAGCATGACCGGCGCACCATGTTCAAGCGCAGCGAAGAGGATCTGATCGGCACCGCGCGCGGTCATTTGATGATTCCCTGCTTTCGTCCCTTCGATTTTCTAACCGCACCCAACCAACCGTTGACTTTTCTAAGCAGTGCCTCCAGCCGAGTCAGCGTCGAAGCGCTGCGCGGCACTCAATCCTGTTTTCACCGCAATGTCGATTTCGACAGCTTGTTCTTTCAATGGGCGGGCGAGACTCATTATGAAACCGAATTCGGCCTGTGCTCCACCACACCAGGCACGCTGACTCTAATTCCCAGCGGCATCGCCCATCGCGCCACCGGCTCGGGCGACTGCTTGCGGATGGCGGTGGCACTGAGTGAACCGCTGGAAGTACTGGTTGGCGAGGATCGGCATATCGGTCGCACCGAATACCGCGTCAACTGGGAAAACGGGCCGCAATGGCCATTGCCTAAAAGCGATCAGCCGCGCGCGGGCAAGGTCATCGAAAGCCTGCACACCTGGGATGATGGACCCGGCGAGCAGACCTTGATCGAACGCGACTACGGACGCCTGGTAGGCTCCGCCGGCGAGGGGCGTCGCATACAAAATCTACGCCTTTTTGACATCTTTACCGAGATCACGGGAGTGCGCGGGCCCGGCCCGGTATCGATGCGCAATTCGCGCTTTTTTGTCGAATGCTACAACACCACCGGGGCTCAGTTTATGTTCCATCGCGGCAATCGCAGCGAAGAATTTCAGTTCCAATTCGCCGGCACTGCCGACAACATCTCGGAGTTCGGCCGCGACCTTATGGAACCGGGCGATCTGGCGATCGTGCGGCGCGGCATTTCCCATCGTGTAATTGGCAGTCCCAATTTTCGCCGGTTCAATCTCTATAGCCACGATCCCTGGAAGCTGCTGATCGATCCCGCCCATCCGGCGCGCAAAACCCGCTTCCAGGTCCAGGAGACCGTGATCGAAGCCGCGCCCTGGCGCAGCGCCATCCAAGCGCCGTAAGTGGGAGCTGGAATAAATGGAAGCTGGTGTCGACGATTTGCTTCCCCGCCTCTCGCTCGCCGAGCGGGATCGGCGCTATATGCGGGTGCGCGCGGCGATGGCTATCGCCGGCCTCGATCTCCTCATCGCTCCTGCCAGTACGTCGCGCTGGGAGCAGACCATGGCGGACTCACGCTACCTAACCTCAATTGGTGGTTTCGGCACCGAGAGCTTGACCATCTTCCCGCGCGATGGCGAGGTCGTCGCCTATGTCTTCAACCGCGCCGCCTTCTGGCGTCGGGCCCAGGACTGGGTCACCGACGTCCGTGACGGCCACAATCGCTGGGCCGACAACATCCGCGAACGCTTGAACGAACTGGGCTTGGAGCGCGGCCGAATCGGAATCGCTGGCTTGGACGGCCTGACCCGCTCCCCCGATGGAGTAGTGCCCAACGGCACCTTGCGCCGACTGAGCGCTGCCATGCCAGCGTTGGAAATCGTCGATGCCACCGAATTGATGAGTCAGGCGCGCGCCATTAAAAGCCCCGAGGAAATCGGGCTGATTCGACGCGCGACCGAAATCGCCGAAGCGATGGCGGCCTCGCTGCGCGAATTGCGACCTGGCGCCAGCGAACGCACCGCTTATGCCGGCTTGGTCCAAAATCTGGTCAGCCTGGGCGGCGAGCTGCCGGCTATGATCATCGTGGGCAGCGGTCCTGAAATCACCAGCGGCAATTTCGTTCCTACCTCGCGCCAGTTACAAGCCGGAGATCTGATCGTTGGCGAGATGGAGGGGCGCTATGCTGGCTATTCGGGCCAGATCGTCCGCCCCGCCACGCTCGGCCCACCGCGGTCCGCCTATAGCGATCTGTTCGCCATCGCGCGCGCCTGCTTCGAAGCGGTGCTCCAAACGCTGAAGGCGGGCGTAAGCCTGCGCGAGGTGATGGCGGTCTACGACCGTACGATCGCACGTGAGGGCGGCGGCCACCTCACTCCCGCTTATCCATTAATGCATGCGCGAGGATTGGGTGACGAATATCCCGCGGTACTCACACCACGCGACCTCGATCGCCTGGGCAACGTGCATCTACAGGCCGGGATGGTCTTCGTACTCAAGCCGCGCGCCGGCCGCCCAGGCGGTGGCAGTGCTCAGGTCGGCGACACCGTGGTCGTTGGCGAGCGCGGCGGATACCGCTTAGGCCACCAGCCCCTGGAATTGATCGAGGTACCATGGCCAACACGCTGAACCACGCAATCCTTGGGTTGACTGCGGCGAGGGACTGGCTGGGAAGCACACCGTTTTGGGCAATACCCGCGCGGGCGCCGTCACCGGCAGTCATTCCGAGCCAGGGCGAGCCTCGCGAGCGCGCCCGCGAGGCGTCTCAGCGGTGGCTGGAACGCTCAGGCGCAGCGGATTTGTCGAAGGCGGTCGCTAGCGCTGCGGCCACTATTTCAGGATGACACCCGCGAGGGTCGACCAGTCGGGTGGTGTCCGCGGTCACCGGCACAAGCCTGCGCTACCGAACAACCGAAACAGCAACGGCACAAACGCCAAGCGACGCCCGCTCACCTCAATCGCGTTTGAAGGGCAGCTTGAAAGCACGCTCGGGATCGGGCAGCAGGTTCATAAATTTGATCTCGGCAAAGTCGTCGCCGATCTCCAGCCCGAAGAAAGTAGCGTTGTCCACTCGCAGACGATGGAAATGCTGCAATTCCAGCCGCAAGTAATGGCACAAAATCGTGCGGATAATGTCGCCGTGAGATACCAGCAGAAGCCGCCGGCCGCCATAGGCCGCGATCGCGGCCTCCACAGCGGCTACCCCGCGACCCTGCACGTCGGCAATTGTCTCGCCCCCCGGCGTTCGGCTCTCTAGCGGCGCCCGCCGGTAGCCCACATAATGGGGATCCTGGATGAGCTGATGATAGGTCTTATTTTCCCAGGTGCCGTAGCGAACTTCTTCCAACCGTGGGTCGCTGAAAACTTGGCCGATGCCGACGCCGTCGGCAATGATTTGGGCGGACTGCCGTGCGCGCGCCAACGGGCTTGATAGGATTACCTCTGGCGCCAGGATGCGCGCCAACGGGACCGCGCGCTCGACCTGCTCGCGCCCGGCTTGGTCAAGGTCTACCGGCTGGCGACCCATCACCCGCCCCTCGCGATTCCAGGCGGTCTCGCCGTGCCGCATCAACAGCACGATTGTCGCAGGGCGCCCGCTTTCCTTGAGTTTGTCCGCCGCTCCGAACGGCCCCAGCGCCATTAACTCTGACTCAGCGCGCCGAGCGAATTTTACTTGCCGCCGAGCTGGGCGGCTTCTCCCGTCGCCACATGGCCGTTGGCTGACACTGCCGGCCCTTCCGCCAAGCCGCAAAAAGCCTCGTAGTCGATGAGCTTGGTCTGGGTCGGATGCTCGCCGCAGACCGGACATTCGGGATCCCGCCGTATCCGCATCAGCCGCACATAGTCGCGGTCCGACAGGGTATCGAAGTACACCATGGTCCCAATCAAGGGTTTGCCCACTCCCAAAATCAGCTTGATCGCCTCCAGTGCCTCGATCGAGCCCACCAGCCCCGGCAGCACGCCCAGCACCCCAGCCTCGGCGCACGACGGCGCCGCGCCCGGAGGTGGCGGCTCCGGGTACAGGCAGCGATAGCACGGACCACCCTGGGCAGGATGGAAGACCGTGGCGTTGCCCTCGAACTGGAAGATCGCGCCATCGACCAGCGGCTTTTTGGCGAACACGCAAGCATCGTTGATCAGGTAACGGGTGGGAAAATTATCGCTGCAATTGACCACCACGTCGTAGCCCGCCACGATTTCCATTACGTTCTCGGAACTCAGCCGCACGTCGTGGCGTACGACCTTGACTCCGGGATTGATCGCCGCGATCGATTTCTGCGCCGACTCCGTTTTTAGCATCCCGACCCGGTCGGTGCCGTGAATGATCTGGCGCTGGAGGTTAGACAGATCAACGACATCGAAATCCACGAACCCGATTGTGCCCACTCCGGCCGCCGCCAGATACAATCCTGCCGGCGAACCCAGCGCGCCGGCGCCCAGCAGCAAAACCTTGCTATCAAGCAACTTGGCCTGACCGGTCTCGCCTACCTCGGGGATGAGAAAATGGCGCGAGTAGCGAGTCAGCTCCTCGGCGCTGAACTGACGGTCGGCGACCCAGGGCTGGCCTTTGTCCTTCCAGGCGTTGAAGCCGCCGGTCAGATTGTAGAGCTTGCTGTAGCCCAGGTCCCGCAGGGCGCGCGCGGCATACAGCGAGCGGGTACCCGAAGCGCATTGCAGGATCACCGGAGTGTCGCGATTGGGCACCTTCTCCTCGATCCGCATCTCCAAAAACCCGCGCGGAATGAAAATCGCTTCGGGAATATGTCCCTGGCGCCACTCGTCGCTCTCGCGTACATCGATGATTACGGTGCCAGGCTGGCGGGCAAGCAGCTCCCGCGCCTCTTCCACCCCGATGTCGCGCACGCTGGCGCGCGCTTCATCTAACAGATTTTTCGCCGTTTTAGCCATTTGCTTTGCCTTGTGATAAAGCTTGACCGCCCTCAGCCTCCCAGCATCCGATGGGACTCCAGCAGCGAGCGGACGAAGTCGAGCACTTGCTGAGCGTGGCCGCGCGGATGCACCGCTTCGAAACATCGCCGCACTCGCAGCTCTCGATCAATGACGAAAGTGGCACGCTCGGCCACCTGCTCGCCCATCACGCCCAACCAGCGCGCCAATTTCCCTTCGCGATCAGATAGCAGAGGGAAGCGCAGGTCGTGGCGCTCGGCGAAGCGGCGATGGGACTGGACCGAATCGACGCTGACTCCCACCACCTCACAATCCAGGGCGCGGAACTCCTCGTACAGCTCGCGGAATTCCTTGCCCTCCACGGTACAGCCAGGCGTATCGTCAGCCGGATAGAAATAGAGTACCAGGTTTCGGCCAGCAAAACTGCCCAGTCGCACCTCTTCGCCGAACTGGTTGGGCAGCACCCAATCGGCCGGGAACTGATCGCCTATCTGCGGCCGCTCAGGGCGTGGCATGGGCTTCCGCCGACTGTTCAGCACGCCGCTTGGCGAACTTGATGGCGGCGTTGTCCACGTTGATCGAGCATAACGAGCCGCACATGGTACAGACGTTGGAACCCGCGGCTTCGCTTTCTTCTTTGTAGCGGCGCGCCTTATCGGGATCCATCGCCATGGCGTACATCCCCTCCCAGTTGAGCGCCTTGCGAAAGCGCGACATCTGGTCATTCCACAGCTTGGCCGCCCGCACACCCTTGACCAAATCGCCGGAGTGAGCCGCGATGCGGGTGGCGATCACACCCTCGCGCACGTCATCAATATCGGGCAAGCGCAGATGCTCGGCCGGGGTCACGTAGCACAGGAAATCGGTTCCCGCTGCCGAAGCAATCGCACCGCCAATTGCGCCCGTGATGTGGTCATAGCCGGGCGCCACGTCGCAGGTCAGCGGCCCCAGCACATAAAAAGGAGCGCCCGCGCAGATACGTTTTTCCAGCCGTACGTTGGCCTCGATCTGATCCAACGGCACATGGCCCGGTCCCTCAATCATCACCTGCACGCCGGCGGCGCGCGCGCGCTGAGTCAGCTCGCCCAGCACCAGCAGCTCGCCAATCTGGCCGCGATCGGTCGCATCTCCGGTGGCACCCGGGCGCAGGCCGTCGCCCAAGGAAATAGTCACGTCGTGTTCACGCAGAATTTCGCAGACCTTGTCAAAATATTCGTAAAGTGGATTTTCGCGCCCAGTCCGCTCGATCCAGGCTGCGGTCAAGGCGCCGCCGCGCGAGACTATCCCCTCGATCCGCTCATGTTGGCGCAAGCGATGGACGCTCTCGCGGGTCACCCCGCAATGCAGGGTCATGTAATCGACTCCCTGGCGCGCCTGCCGTTCGATAATCTCTAGGAAAAACTCCGCGTCCAGCTCCAGAATCGACCCTTCAGAGGCGACCTGGTAAATCGGCACCGTGCCCAACATCACCGGGCAGCGCGAGAGCAACTCTTGCCGGATCCGGTCCAGATCAGTCCCGGTGGAGAGGTCCATCACCGAGTCAGCTCCGTAACGGGTGGCCGTGTATAGCTTCTCGATCTCCTCTTCCAACAATTGATGGAAGTTAGAAGCGCCGATATTGGCATTGACCTTGGTGCGCAGCCCCTTTCCAATCCCAATCGCGCGAAATTCGTGATGATGATTGCGCGGGATAACCACTTCGCCGCTAGCCACCAGCTCGCGGATACCTTCGGCGGTCAACCCTTCGTCCTCTGCCACTTCAATCATCTGTTCGGTTATCTGGCCTTTGCGTGCCGCTTCCAATTGAGTCATCGCATGTTCCTCAAAATGACCTTAGCTGGCCACGGTTGTGGACTCCAGCCGCGCCCTCGCACGGTGCGGTCTACTCTGCTCGTCCCGCGGTTTTATTCGGCCGAATCCGTCGGCTTGTGGCGCGCGATCGCGACCACCTCCGGCACGCGCTGGCTTTGCCAGGGCTGGGGCTGGGCACGCCCGGTATAAGTCTTGAGTTCGGGGCGCACCGGGTTGAAGACCTCGCGCGCCTGCTCGTTGTACCAAGCCAGCATCTCATCCATGTTGCCCTCGCGGCCGGCCGTCGCTAGCACCTCGGAGCGATGCATCAAAGCTTCCTTGGTCTCGACGAAATCCCTGCGGTCAAAGCCCCAAATCCGAGGATGAACGTAGGTGTCCATTCGGATCGCGTCGCATGGGCAGGCTTCCACGCAAAGGCCGCAGTAGATACAGCGCAGAGTATCGATCTCATAGCGCACCGGAAACTTCTCGACGTTGGGATCGGGGTGTTCCCCGGCCTCGATATATATACATTGCGCCGGGCAGGCGGTCGCGCATAGATAGCAGGCCGTGCATCGCACCCCGCCATCGGGTCGCAAGGTCAGCCGATGGCTGCCGCGATAGACCTCTGAGTAGCGCTTGCGCTCAGCCGGATATTGCACCGTCAGGGCGGCCCGGCGGGTGCGCGCCAAGCCCATGGCGTGCGCCAGATGGAGGGCCAAGTTGCGCACAAAATGGTAATTGGTGATCATCAAGCCGCGGAGAAATTCGGGCAAATAAATCCGCTCCGCTAAGCTCATTTGCTGCGCTCGTTTCATCCGTCTCCGCCGCGTTTAGGCGCGCCATCAACGCGCGATCTCGTATAACAGACCTTCGAGGGCCACTATAGGCGTCGCCAAGAATCACAGTCAAGCTTGCATCCCGCAGCCGCCACCGCCACCATCAGGGGCGATGAAAAATTACCAACCAGGCCACTTTTTGCCGTTGCCCAAACGCTTTTTTACCTCTGGCCACGTCCCCCGATGAGCATCGCCGAAGCACCTGTGGCGACGCCCGCCCCCGCCCCCTCCGCTCCGCGCCATTCCCGCTATTCCAAGGAGGCCTTCATCGCCAGCTTTCTGGGATGGACTCTGGATGCGTTCGATTTTTTTGTCCTGATCTTCGTTCTACCCGCCGTCGCCCATGAGTTTCACCGCCCCATCAGCGATATCGCCTACACCATTACAATCACACTGATATTTCGTCCGCTGGGCGCTCTGCTCTTCGGCTGGCTGGCCGATATTTATGGCCGCCGCCTGCCCTTGCTGGCCGACGTAATCTTTTATTCGGTAGTCGAGGTGTTAAGCGGACTCGCCCCCTCCTATCGTACGTTCCTGCTCCTGCGCGCATTCTATGGTGTCGGCATGGGCGGCGAATGGGGCGTCGGAGCCTCGCTGGCGATGGAAGCGGTGCCGACCCATCGCCGCGGTTTCTTCTCGGGGCTGCTCCAGGAAGGCTATGCCTTGGGCTATCTGCTGGCCGCCGCCGCTTACTTTCTGATCTTTCCCGCCTTTGGCTGGCGGGCCCTGTTTTTTGCCGGCGGCCTGCCTGCCCTGCTCACCTTTTATATTCGCACCCGCGTACCTGAATCCGAGGCCTGGGAACGACATCGTCCCAATGCCCGTATGGTGGCCAGCGCAATTTGGTTCAATCTGTCGGCCTTTGCCTACCTTGCCGTGCTACTGACG
The window above is part of the Candidatus Binataceae bacterium genome. Proteins encoded here:
- a CDS encoding efflux RND transporter permease subunit, with amino-acid sequence MPGFSLRNPYIIIVGALLVVLLGVTAFARMPVDVFPRLHIKAAVVATFYPGFAPLSMEQDITSRYERFFTLGSGIEHIESRSLPGVSLVTVYFQSDVNMDAASANLATLAMGDLGLMPPGTLPPLVLKYNASSSVPVILVTVAGPYGQTELQNQARYNVRNFMATVQGASVPYPFGGKIRQIMAYIHGQNVQALGLTPMSVVRAINATNQILPAGDAKIGDKDYYIYANAEAPTPESIDKVPVVTGPGRAPVPFGELGQAEQAAEIQYNLVLINGKPAVYIPIFKQTGANTLQVIQGIKKSVHEVTGLSPGEKVDTLFSQEDTILDAVHSLEHEAASGAVLASLMILIFLGNFK
- a CDS encoding LLM class flavin-dependent oxidoreductase, whose product is MGPGESQRNPTILGGNKFKLAVFGSNCSGGRAATTVPERWPNSWEGNRRLALMCDEAGIECMVPIGRWKGYGGKTDFEGRTFETITWACGLLACTRRLTVFGTVHVPIFHPVLAAKQMVTADHIGRGRFGLNIVCGWNQDEFDMFGTRQDSHEDRYVRGQEWWDIVRRIWAGEGPFDYDGRYYHLRNVIGAPLPWGGKRPVMMNAGSSDTGRLFAARNSDLLFDQPYFLDKARERIAQAQQIAAEHGHSVQVFTSGSVVCRPTQQEADDYFHYFARENADEAAIDGMFRVSFTPGNSRALTAETAQAIRTRFAAGYGGMLAVGDPDHVAGELKKLADAGFAGFAFSFVNYTDELPFFVQEVLPRLERMGLREPLRA
- a CDS encoding Xaa-Pro peptidase family protein: MEAGVDDLLPRLSLAERDRRYMRVRAAMAIAGLDLLIAPASTSRWEQTMADSRYLTSIGGFGTESLTIFPRDGEVVAYVFNRAAFWRRAQDWVTDVRDGHNRWADNIRERLNELGLERGRIGIAGLDGLTRSPDGVVPNGTLRRLSAAMPALEIVDATELMSQARAIKSPEEIGLIRRATEIAEAMAASLRELRPGASERTAYAGLVQNLVSLGGELPAMIIVGSGPEITSGNFVPTSRQLQAGDLIVGEMEGRYAGYSGQIVRPATLGPPRSAYSDLFAIARACFEAVLQTLKAGVSLREVMAVYDRTIAREGGGHLTPAYPLMHARGLGDEYPAVLTPRDLDRLGNVHLQAGMVFVLKPRAGRPGGGSAQVGDTVVVGERGGYRLGHQPLELIEVPWPTR
- a CDS encoding histidine phosphatase family protein, translating into MALGPFGAADKLKESGRPATIVLLMRHGETAWNREGRVMGRQPVDLDQAGREQVERAVPLARILAPEVILSSPLARARQSAQIIADGVGIGQVFSDPRLEEVRYGTWENKTYHQLIQDPHYVGYRRAPLESRTPGGETIADVQGRGVAAVEAAIAAYGGRRLLLVSHGDIIRTILCHYLRLELQHFHRLRVDNATFFGLEIGDDFAEIKFMNLLPDPERAFKLPFKRD
- the moeB gene encoding molybdopterin-synthase adenylyltransferase MoeB, with translation MAKTAKNLLDEARASVRDIGVEEARELLARQPGTVIIDVRESDEWRQGHIPEAIFIPRGFLEMRIEEKVPNRDTPVILQCASGTRSLYAARALRDLGYSKLYNLTGGFNAWKDKGQPWVADRQFSAEELTRYSRHFLIPEVGETGQAKLLDSKVLLLGAGALGSPAGLYLAAAGVGTIGFVDFDVVDLSNLQRQIIHGTDRVGMLKTESAQKSIAAINPGVKVVRHDVRLSSENVMEIVAGYDVVVNCSDNFPTRYLINDACVFAKKPLVDGAIFQFEGNATVFHPAQGGPCYRCLYPEPPPPGAAPSCAEAGVLGVLPGLVGSIEALEAIKLILGVGKPLIGTMVYFDTLSDRDYVRLMRIRRDPECPVCGEHPTQTKLIDYEAFCGLAEGPAVSANGHVATGEAAQLGGK
- a CDS encoding peroxiredoxin, producing the protein MPRPERPQIGDQFPADWVLPNQFGEEVRLGSFAGRNLVLYFYPADDTPGCTVEGKEFRELYEEFRALDCEVVGVSVDSVQSHRRFAERHDLRFPLLSDREGKLARWLGVMGEQVAERATFVIDRELRVRRCFEAVHPRGHAQQVLDFVRSLLESHRMLGG
- the thiC gene encoding phosphomethylpyrimidine synthase ThiC; the encoded protein is MTQLEAARKGQITEQMIEVAEDEGLTAEGIRELVASGEVVIPRNHHHEFRAIGIGKGLRTKVNANIGASNFHQLLEEEIEKLYTATRYGADSVMDLSTGTDLDRIRQELLSRCPVMLGTVPIYQVASEGSILELDAEFFLEIIERQARQGVDYMTLHCGVTRESVHRLRQHERIEGIVSRGGALTAAWIERTGRENPLYEYFDKVCEILREHDVTISLGDGLRPGATGDATDRGQIGELLVLGELTQRARAAGVQVMIEGPGHVPLDQIEANVRLEKRICAGAPFYVLGPLTCDVAPGYDHITGAIGGAIASAAGTDFLCYVTPAEHLRLPDIDDVREGVIATRIAAHSGDLVKGVRAAKLWNDQMSRFRKALNWEGMYAMAMDPDKARRYKEESEAAGSNVCTMCGSLCSINVDNAAIKFAKRRAEQSAEAHATP
- a CDS encoding NADH-quinone oxidoreductase subunit I; protein product: MSLAERIYLPEFLRGLMITNYHFVRNLALHLAHAMGLARTRRAALTVQYPAERKRYSEVYRGSHRLTLRPDGGVRCTACYLCATACPAQCIYIEAGEHPDPNVEKFPVRYEIDTLRCIYCGLCVEACPCDAIRMDTYVHPRIWGFDRRDFVETKEALMHRSEVLATAGREGNMDEMLAWYNEQAREVFNPVRPELKTYTGRAQPQPWQSQRVPEVVAIARHKPTDSAE
- a CDS encoding MFS transporter, whose amino-acid sequence is MSIAEAPVATPAPAPSAPRHSRYSKEAFIASFLGWTLDAFDFFVLIFVLPAVAHEFHRPISDIAYTITITLIFRPLGALLFGWLADIYGRRLPLLADVIFYSVVEVLSGLAPSYRTFLLLRAFYGVGMGGEWGVGASLAMEAVPTHRRGFFSGLLQEGYALGYLLAAAAYFLIFPAFGWRALFFAGGLPALLTFYIRTRVPESEAWERHRPNARMVASAIWFNLSAFAYLAVLLTVMNLLSHGTQDLYPTFLERERQLGAHLVAAVAIIYNLGAISGGLVFGAISDRMGRKRTMMVAVAMVLFLVPLWIFPQRLWLLVIGAFLMQFMVQGAWGVIPAHLVELSPPAVRGLFPGLAYQLGVLLAANCAYTESLLGAHLGYGNALALVAGSAAVIAVFVVGLGREQAGLDLHA